In Rhopalosiphum padi isolate XX-2018 chromosome 3, ASM2088224v1, whole genome shotgun sequence, the genomic stretch ttataattcatcgtttataaatataaaataggtatcaaTACTATccgaataattttaacattagtcAGTGGTGGCTATAATAACTCATTATTTTGGTAAGTATTATCTTAGTAATAACTAGTTATTTTTCTCTCTACTATTACGAGCCATATGacgaatatgtataaaattccTATAATGATGTGGCGATACGTTTTTCcgtttaattaataacacaagAATTTTGAGGTCAGGACGAATATCGtgaacattgtattattaatttaatgtgctTGTCCGTTTCCTCTAATACTCCTACATGAGGCGGTATATGTATCAAAATCATTAAGGGAAATTTCGAGTCAAATGTCAGATGATGCGGTGGTCAAGGATATAAAAGCCAAAAGGTATTCATGAATTCATGTAAAGAGAAATGCGATATTAATCAATGTAAGTGCAAATAATCTTCTAATATTTTGTGCCCTTCAAAATTTCACGAAAGCATGCCATGCAATAATTGATGATAGGGTTTTAATGGCAATTCTAAAATAAtgctacaaaaaataatttatataacctatagaatacacaaaattaaaactacTGTACCGTTATGTTTGTATGGTATGCGATCTACATTAACAATCGATATTAGACACCTTAAAAGTTTATGATAAATGCATAACCATACCTGCTTAGTTGGTAGTGGCATGCGGTACACAGCAGGGAACAGTGGAAAGAAATGGAACTTTAAAACAGATTACAGAAGACGGATGAATCGATGGTATTGTTTAATAGCCCAGCAAAAAGTGTAACACCAACGATACGACGACGCTCAACTATAAGGAAGACAAACCAAGGTAGGTAAGTAGCCACCGGTGTGTAATTCTGAGGCACACGAGGAATTTTTTAGTAGAAAGCTATCAAAGCGTAAGAATCCACGTTGAATACGCTAAAACTGTCTTTATAACAACACCTTACTCCAAAATAGGATGCAcagtatttttaacaataattctaGCCAAAAGCCTTTCACCAAACGCTTGATTAGACCAAAAGAATCTTACAACACACGTACTCAATGTGAGCACTCGGATTAAGCTAAAACCAAGATCCATAAGTCCATAACACAGTCAACAACACGGGAAACAGCAGTGCCATTAAGAGAGTATTGGGACATAAATGTATAGCGGAATCTAGCGAatgtcataattttattattttacaattataaggACAAATGCAAATTATTTTCGCGCAAAATGAAACTTAATAAGATTAAAAGATAAACTGAAACaaacagtggcgtatttacggAGGGGGGAGGGTCCAGGGGTACTAACCCCCCCAgaatctctaaaaaaaaaaaaaaaactaaaaattcttaCATATTTGCAAACCCCGATTTATGTAGGCACGCGCGGACGATGCAATTTTTCccgtgaataaaatatttatataaaatatagcttaaaattagcCAACGGACGCGGTCGAACGCTCAAAAACCCACCGCCGAGCGTAACTAAACTTTTCcttgtattgtatgtattaccACTTTAAAAAATACCCGTATTAGataaacatcaataattgtaaaaaaaaagacgTTTGGattttgtactttaaaatataataaaacaactattttttattcttataatctattaaaaactatttatttatatcagtacctatttatattatgtcgaATTTATTagacaccccccccccccagaaaaaaattgaaaatacgccactggaaacaaatataacatttatccATATGATTAGCTTATCATATATATCTAGAATTTTTTGCAAGtaaaatttttggaaattttattttttaaatgttgtaaaatagttaatactgtGTGAAAAGTATCTAACTAcctatcaatttaatttatacctattatctgGTATTCTGGTACACCGGCGTTATTTcagaaattatcaaataaaacttAACATTTCAAGCCTTTCTAATTATTAAGGACATAGGTGTATTTTAACTttcatgttaataatataaccacatttataaaactatccaaacaattcaaatgtttattgtACACATGAACTCTGctgattacattatttaaattgtaatacaattatcGCAATGTATAATACTCATATAACCATCTACAATCTcacttttgaaatattattaaattccaaagtcaatatttatataatattctccaCCTATCCTGTTGTaatgaatttgcatattttattgttttgaagaAATTACTACGAACTAGACAATATAGCTACTAAAATCAACAAATACAACaactataacattaaatttaaacattcacgataatattcaattatatgttttaatattttctggtgagtaataatattatgtgaataaattattatgttttgttattgtatttattatggaCTATGGTcgatcaatttaaatattatcaatatttcattactaaaaatatttattataaaagaactTTTAATTTCAGTTATAGTAACAAACTTTATCGAAATGACGACTACATTTCACATAACCTTAagacctattttaattttatctaagtCTATTGGTTTAATTGATATTACATATACAGTTGAACCATCTGGATTGTTGGCTCATAATAAAAACTCTGCATTTCATGCAGTACTAGAAATAACTCGAATGATTGTGTTGTTGATAtgcacttttttatattttcatcaatttGATCCAGAAGTTCATAtacttcaaattataaatactataaaattttgGATTATCATTATCGCAGCCAGACTATCAACAAAACGGATAATCaagtatatattaactatatcatAAATGATCAGTCTTGTAaaagatacttttaaaattgtatttagataCATGTACTCAAAAACTTTACAAGACTGTAAATAAGTTACTTAAGGAcgtaatatttgtttgtttgatttgattttacatatttaataaaatttggaGTACCTAAAATACATGCCATAGAGAAATCACTATATACAGCAACAAcagaaatgtgtataatatgtttgttcaATTGTTCCACATGCCCCATAATAACAAAactctaaaatatttaactaaaattaaaccatataaaaaattgaagtaaattaataataattttaataaccttaatctatttaaaatgtttacttttgaattataacaacaaataaaaatcaatgatgTCAAAATGCtgttttatacctaattattaccCATTCATATATTTCCAAAttgttaatttagtttttttcatcaaaaccaTCTTCTAATTTAAAGATTGAAagatttatctatattatatgcagTACTGGGTTAACAAATATGCCACCTACGGGCAGATTTTAAAATTCCACCCTTTACAACCCTTCTACTCTAcccatcataaaaatattaatcttattaaaaaaaacactattaaaattgttatacgatatttaaaaaatatatacctatataagacATAAGATAGTTGGATAGAATAAAAGTTACTGCGTAATAtgtcaaataattttgatttatcctttatataaaataataaacaataaagaaaaaatgtttgaaatataaaatcttaatttCGAGTACTTACTATAATccgttcaaaatataaaatttaaatcttacgaaatttaatttctcaatattacaataataataccagttatatactaataaacttCCATtgtaattaatagataaatgtgatatatttatatatttatatatttttacataaacacaCTTTTCATTTGCCAATTTAGTGACAAAGTTTTTTGTGCACTTAGTTAAATCAAAACTTTTCTGTGATAATAGcggtattcaaattaaatatgtattaagagaaatattatcacatattcacatggtaactaataacattgatacgtttttattattgttgttttcagatttattaatggtattatCGAGTTTGATCGGAAAATCAAACCACTTGCAACGAATTTACTGACCACGAAGCGTTCGTGGAGTAAAAAACAATggaatatgatttttatatcaatattcgtATACTTTATTGGATTTAAATTCTTCTTTATTTATATGAGGTTTCTAAAAATACACAACATTGTATCGTTGTTGCATTATGCATTGTTCAGTATACCATATGTTATGGATTATGTAGTTACGATCACTTCGTGTTTCTTTCTTCAAAACACGTTCGTCAGATTCCAGACGTTAAACGATGTTTGGAATTGTCTTCCTGCCGGCTTAGCGATCGTGCCTGGCCATTGGACACACGACCAAATAGTGGACGTCATGGAAAACACGCGGCTGTTACACTCCGAACTATGCGAGCTGTTAAAAGCGTTTACTCTTGGTTACGGCCCAATGCTTTTGGGTTTCTTCTCGTCCAGCTTTATTAATATGCTTctctgtgtttattttattgttatcaataatGAAGGGTCCACTAGCTCACATCCGACAGAAGGTTTCTGGGAAAAAATATTACCACTGATGGTTCACGTACAAATTGTCACGTTTTTGCTGTCAGTTATCGTTTTTGTTTCATTCATAAACGATAAGGTAGGTGGTAATCAATATGTTATTCAACCCTGTCACCGTCATATTATTCTCGTCAATTAAAccttaatttattcattttctgatttttaacattaaacttttcctaataaatcatatttttaaataggtacttattttctataatatattatattattgctagGTAGTTTTTTTCTCCAAAGAATACGTTTAACACTCATTTCTTAAATTCTTATGCAGATGattgtattcaaaaatttaatggCATACCTATTATTGAACTACtactaattattttagtgaTCTTTAAGTGCCTAGTATggatactataaatttattaattacataaaggGACAagcgtatattatgtactaaaaattaaagcaatatttattattgtattaacattaGGTACGTCATTGTATTTAAATGAACCTTCGAAAAATGCAAACTCAAAATAcctatcgtattatatttaatgtaaattattttgcaaaTATCTTACTATAAAACACATACCTACGAATATAACTgtgaatagttatttaaatttagatgcaTTACATcttcaataaaacatttaggTACTGTTACGAAATGTGACCgtcttgaaaataaataattacaataaaattctattctattctcattataaaaattttattagaatCGTGTAGTTCATAAGAATTTGATTccctatatttttattgttttctttaattatcttattccgtaaaatatataaataaatacaaaactatggattcaaataaattaactttcggtcgtgttattaaattatttaaacataaagataaatattatatatctaaactGTACTGAGGtaaattccataaaaaatacgttttatcaaattatttttacagcgATTGAAGATTATATCATACCTACGGTTATATCAAATTTCCAATTTACACTTGGACATTAAACGACaagtaatgaatatatatatattttgtattttatataattagtttatatttttactgtagaaatctactattttttttttatttcgtcatTACCtattagtgttttattattcagataaaaatgtttatgaatcaAATATCAGCTTGCGATTCGGACCAAATTTCAgcatttggatttttttatatcaatttgaaTCTTGTTACATCAGTAAGTACCTACTCGTTTTtcatctattatattaaaaattttatatttatatttatcgatatattgtttgatttatCATTGTATGTTTAATCAACTAgattttaatcgttttattttcacggcatattttcaataacaatatattttttcctaCATTAATATGTCTTCGAATGCCGGTTGAAAATCTTAAGATTCTAATATTGTTATACGCTACTATGCCTGAcaattcaacaattattttattttgtatttgtttcgCGTGTTTTGATCAGTTAACGTAAATTAGTTTTTCTTTTACAGATTCTTGTATTATTGATTAGTGGAATAATTACTTTGATACAGATGAAAAATCACccagttatattaaaatttaacaatgacACTATAAACTTCTTgggaaagttataaattaaaaaatccaataatttaagtaaatattaaaatttatttataaattagtttattttctcaacatttattgacatttttaattataaccaaGTTACAAAAttgtgcaatattatattatcaactcgatatatactgttataaaatgtgtatattataataatttaagtgggagaaacattataaatacaataaattcccgttacaacatataccaatacaacgaaaaatcccgttataacgaaagtcatagaagttccctgccgaaaagcagggcttataaagagcttattcgaattttcgttacaacgaaatttccgttataacaaaaaaaaatcggtcCCTTGGAGTTTGTTGTAACggaattttactgtattatattataatcaatgaaaaCCTTGATTTGTACGAGAAGTTactaaatttatgtaatttttttgcaATCAATTAGCAAAAATGTTCAACATAattaaacgaatattatattaaaatttaaaattcgataGTTGTATATCCTTCTTTTTTCTTGACGACAGTACgacactatttatataattatattatagcgaCACCTTTTTATGTGGTTCAACATCGCAGCGTGGATACATAtgatataacgataaaaaaaaatcatgtttgttGTGCTTCAGCTGTCACTAtctatattgtaaaattgtctCGTGGTGAGTGGAGTCACTAACCGGCAACCACACGTTTGTTTGGCACACaactaataataagtttttgtataatatgtaaaaagtagtcaacaaaataattctataaaatgaattcattaataataaatcgaatTTATGTACCacttattttaatctaatttgtATCCGCCAagcttattatagttattaccatATCATCGCTCCTTGGCTCCTCCATACAcgtatgatacataatattatacttatagtattatactatatcataCCTAATATCTATTATCGCATATAATAAGCTGCTGCCAGAAAAGCCATGGCCAATTTAAAGACATCTGGTCTAGGAGTAAAAGAACAAAGATACCAAACATTACAGCATTTTCAGATGTAGCCGATGTAGGTACCTAACCCGTTGAGTCCTCGGCACCTTCACATCTCACACTATTGTACtctttataaaacttatttatgttaaacaaaataaactacTATTTCAAGTTTAAttgatctaaataattattttaatccatGGCAATACGCCTGCTAGGTACACTTAATATCTCCGTCTGTATGTATATGTTACGATCCAATAAGTGGATACATCAGTCATTGTAATACCAATGCCCGGACTTTGTATACCAATGTCTAAGATGTTTATacaaagtaaataatacataggtatgttTAGTATGTAGTTCTCATATAAACTAGTCActgtatacaattttgtaataaacaatGCTAATACTGGTGTGACTTAAAAACCCTATATtaacttaaactttaaactataaagataaaatttcCAGTGTCTTTTAgacataatttattcaacttggaaattattactttatatacttATTCTAAATtatctttctattttttttcatacctatacatttttatatattaataaaatattttagattctgaatcaagtgatgaatgtattgattttacaatgatgtgttttttttttattttatttttttgtgtgtcatcacgttttggagtagtaatagtgctttgattttttttatttcagccccttattgaaaaggaaaatgaatctaATTGGTATTCCggggtcaaaagtaaacaaTGGCCAGTAGCTTTCAAATGTTTCAGGAAAAACCCTTAAAAAGTAACTGAAAAACAgatatttttacgcataaccaattttcgacaaaatcaatttttttaatttactgtaaCTCAAAatctaatcattataaatacttaaaatttaccttCATAAAGTTAGCAGCACAAGTGCACAACTATGGCAGACACCTAATTAAATACATCCAACAAATTTATTGGTAACTTGTTGGACATTGTTGGATTACTCCCAGACTTTGTTGGACTTTCATTTTAACGTTAGAGCTTTAGACACTTTTGTGCTGCCAACTATACTCTAACAGCACGAATTTATGTCAGCCAAATGTCACCCCTATAAAAAATTTCGAgcttgattttttaaaagttgTGCTATATACAGAGATTAGACTTAATAaggatacaatttttttttttactgtcactcaacaattttttataattttaaattatcaatacttaaatgttttacttattcattgttttagttatcaataacataataaaagcttaaaaatttgtaataataattcaatttcaacATAAGtagcattttgttttttttaatgtaaaatgaataataatagagttgattaaataacttaaagttatacaattaaaaatatgaaaattataatgatataatatgattaaatcaaCTGACTaggtaaagtataaaaaaaagttttaatataacttaatttaaaatttaaaaaaattggtctgaaagtaaaaaaaaaattgtatcctTATTAAGTCTAATCTCTGTATATAgcataagttttaaaaaatcaagctcaacatttttttatagcgATGAAATTTGGATGACATAAAGTCGTTTGTTGGCAGTGAAACTTTGTAAATGCTCTACCGGTGATAATAATGGCCAACAAATTTTTGGAGTGTTCCAACAAAGTCCAACAAATTTAGCTTGACATTTTGATAGGGGTGAAAGTTGGCTGACATATAGTCGTGCTGTTGGAGTATAGTTGATAGCATAAAAGTGTCTAAAGTTCTAACTTTAAAATGAAAGTTCAACAAAGTCTGGGAGTAATCCATCAATGTCCAACAAGTTTGTTGGATGTATTTCATAGGTTTCTGCCATAGTTGTGCTGCTAACTTTATAGAGgttaaaattttcaccaaatgtttatattagcgttatctatttacgattaaattttcaaaatattttgaatttttttcagtcatatttattgacaattgaaatttttgatttttctaaatttcttttcttggaatgccgataaaaaaatttggcttttcaaaaaatctttaaaattgaatatatggTTTATTACttgaagtttaaaattcataaaaattttgtggtttatatctaaggttaaaaacccaacacaaggttcttcataaatttttcttcaaataactgtaaaaaaaaaactccaaaatcaataaagaaaaaattttataagcgtatgaaatttaattttttacgaaatcgagtaaaataatgatgtattaatataggtaatctatattataatatatcctattgacaaatcatctccgtacagaatcgttaggttaggttaggtttacattacataattacattatatttttaaaataaattaaaatagttttagtgATCAAAAATACCTACTGTGcagacaattttataatttctgtgtacaaaactgttatttatttatatacatttttattataattatccaactatattttttcttttactataaccctaaaatatgtttttttttttattaccattattattttgtgcgtGGGTGACGGGTGTGCatagtatgaaaatatttttcttgtagAAAAAAATTCTCAAACAATCACCATGAGCCATGGTTTCTAATTGCAAATTTTATGTTAGAATTGACCTAAATTTTACTTTGGGGGACAAAAAGAAATTCAcggtacttttcaaaataattgggattgaaaaaaaaatatacatagatatattgtattattattaaaataattgtatggtgACCTAATAATAGAAATTTAGGTGCTGATCTATTCCAATTATCCTAATAAAAAATTTCTTAACTTGCCTAGaacttaaaatatagttaaaagcTCATaagaaattacaaataattaagtttaaatttgataatagataaaatCTCTAATTACAAAATTGGAACAGCTTAACTCAAATGTGCTACCCATACTGTTAATCTGAAAGACGCAGACagcataaaaatacaaatgagTATGgcataattttaagaaataatacggtatatatattattaaataaaatatattaattttaataaataaaactttaaaaatatatgtgtaatgtACTGAAATAATTGATCattgataataaatcaatacaattataaaatacattttacataaaaaccagacaaataacaaatatttaaagtatataaacaaAGATaacatcagtataatatatagtatacataagaaagtatgttgttaaattatcttaaaataattaaatcaaatttttaattttgaaaatattgaatattgattaaattctttattcttgatagttaaaaaaaatcttgagcAAAATGGCCgtatagtaaatatatgttaagtacaaaattaaatcaattattttaattacaattgtaAAGTTGTCAaggatataatattaggtatacattttatctttaataaaaaatataatcaattaaaattatctaaaaattatcaacttcaaaaacattttgaagACCTTTAAAATGGTTTATATTCTATCTCATATTCTATCTTTATTCACTAGGCTACAGATAGTTGACAATTATGCCTAGGATACAACTGCATGACACATTGGACAGTAATCCTAAAAcagaaaataaagtaaaattataaaaaacaacaaaaattaaattatttacaatttagttaattacaacatttttgtataaattgaatTGGTAATTTATAGAATAGACTTTGTATTACTGTAATAGGCAGCTTTTGTTAACtagttacttaaataaaaattattaagttaaattattaaaataattttaaaaatatttactcaaaattgttatttaaatgatttttaaaaaaagtactcaaacataaaattttaatattttctaaagtacctgtatttaaaatcaaataccaactaataattactgttaagaggacgtagtacccacatgtgttgtcttcgtcttacacacatacaacatagcaaatttttgttcaccagtttcaatattgtgctgttagttttgatattagtgttatttttaagtaaattatgatcattttaaaatatgcagtttcaaaaagatcgtaacttatttaagaataataatatcaataaaagactTCCGTGGGGCtctggataataatcttacctttaaattttataataggtcagttcacactaatatcaaaactaacagcacaatattgaaactggtaaacaaaaatttgctatgttgtactTGTACatgtgtaagacagagacaacacatgcgggtactacatcctcttaatatattatttttaaataatcttatatattaaattacattacattttttctgtAGTATTTGCCATATTTGAGTATTAACTTAAAACTaactttattgatttattttatattattaattataataaaaatatattaaataattatttacctgtAAATAGAGCCATTTACGCAGACATGTACCGTGGTAAAAATGATTGCAATTAGTAATTTTTGCAGAAaccattttttgaaaacatatgggacaattatcattaatttctaATGATTGTTCATTAGTTGCATCTGCTAATGATTCAATTTTAAGCATAGCTAGACGACGTCTAATGAATATTTTCCATCCATCCCTAATGCCACACCATATGATTAAATATGCATCTAAGCACATCAAGGGTGTATGGATTACACTATCAGATACAAAAGCTGTATTATAAACACCATTTAGAAAAATACAGACTCCAAAACAAAAAttcacctaaaataaaaattttaatcttaactatgaaaaaatttaaagaaattctaAA encodes the following:
- the LOC132923726 gene encoding uncharacterized protein LOC132923726, which encodes MTTTFHITLRPILILSKSIGLIDITYTVEPSGLLAHNKNSAFHAVLEITRMIVLLICTFLYFHQFDPEVHILQIINTIKFWIIIIAARLSTKRIIKFINGIIEFDRKIKPLATNLLTTKRSWSKKQWNMIFISIFVYFIGFKFFFIYMRFLKIHNIVSLLHYALFSIPYVMDYVVTITSCFFLQNTFVRFQTLNDVWNCLPAGLAIVPGHWTHDQIVDVMENTRLLHSELCELLKAFTLGYGPMLLGFFSSSFINMLLCVYFIVINNEGSTSSHPTEGFWEKILPLMVHVQIVTFLLSVIVFVSFINDKRLKIISYLRLYQISNLHLDIKRQIKMFMNQISACDSDQISAFGFFYINLNLVTSILVLLISGIITLIQMKNHPVILKFNNDTINFLGKL